The window aatgcgcaaatgcaatacgtgtgacgtcatgttaagccagcgtgaaacgcacgctaacactcctcccactcaattaacattcggctaacgcccagggtacgcctacaaacactgagccgcacgcatcacacactgcagttaccgttactataacaaaacatgacagccaataggctttgaggcgcgcacgtcgcttgggggcgggacttacatcagtaatcctttttaaggacgccttggcccatgacaagggtcccacgtcatacgtggtggacccggttttcaatgttgtagatgttgcatgataacaaaacaggtatgtgttagagtaatggaaaaatgttgctaatatgtttaaagggataggaaagtacgtatatttattccgtcagcaatgtgtactactctttcaggttctactatattgtattaggaaacaatttgtttgtgatcgctacatgttatgcagtctgcaatgttacgctgtatccacgcattgaaagtgaaaatggtggttacaaaaaaaaaaaaaatttaaacgcagagtcaacgcataacgattgttatatttaccattcttctagaattaactcttcgcctggctgcaactggtcgctccagaaatgcaaggcattttcatccacgcttaacccaaccgctgaatccagtatggcacatatctcctccaggatgcgctcataggaatcgccactgctttcttcaaataattggtcgggaggtaggttcatttcttcgggttcccattccaatgcattttcagctgaaaggcttggtacataatcatagtacttttgttcttgtacaatgtgggtttcaggaatggaggctgcagatattgcagcacgtatcgattcaaacggatcagtagtagcggatacattgctattgccattaggaataaatatgcctttcacgacaatataagtgccgtctttcaggagaaattgtttttccggggcaatcttccagaaaccataggtgtgttgtagcttatcctggtcacgttcaaaaaagtcattacttgataaagtgaatcttattgaggaattaaaattccgtgcatgcttacggtcttggtaataaggatattttgctcgaatgaaatcatcgatttggcgtgtgcttgctttctgtccgcgactgttcaagatggcttcacagatcatgtacttataccctaaaaggggattaatattgttaacgaattcatcagccatgtctgagtagcacaaaagctgtgtgcaggtctgtgttatttgctcatcaaaatgaatgtgctgaatggctaacaaactcctgtttttccttgtcaaggtcaacaaaactaactactttgactccttatttcaaacgccaattggatttgtttgtctaattgggttaacagttgtggttcgtgatatgggactgtgggagaaacatttctccttcttttatctcgtttgtgaaaaacatccctagactttgaatgcgttcacatagtgtttttttgaaaactaacaaagaccagtgtgtgaaaatatttcttagccaggcatatcagtaaaaacacacctgcaaaaagaaatgttttttccccgcttacatttctgtgtgtatgtgaaagtctggttaactccctgtctgcatgagtttaaatacgtgtgtatatatatatatatatatataaatatatctcttataaaaatatatatatatttatatattatatattttttttttttatattgcaggagtacacacaacattgatggcattaagtataccttgtatgaaacctatttaaatggtgagaaacatgattgaattaagtaataaacatttgtttaagcacaatactgttagagtctcatacttaggatatttctcaaacattaggcctgtattattaaaatagtgttttcacaaggaagcatgaagtgtattagtttgtgtataccagtttatatagtactatatatatatatatatatatatatatatatatatatatatatatatatatgtatgtatatatatatatatatatatatatatatatatatatatatatatatatacatatatacatatatacatatatatacacatatacatatatatatacacatatatatatacatacacatatatatatacatacacatatatatatacacactcacacactcacactcacactcactcagtgtgtgtgtgtgtgtgtgtgtgtatatatattattatacattctgagatgttatagaaacgaacacacaactgattaaaggacaaaattacaatggccaagcaaggcaaaggtaagtaataatttacacataatcctgctgtacacgtacaagaaagatgtttgcacttacttaggtgtttttataattgcatgtgactaatatgcatatgcaattcttacatcaattaacacacccaaatgcaatgttttgctgcaaagtcaatggcagcttctctaaacttagcaactggctcctggtggaccattactgaacagacgattacaacataaatatttataacacaattaattatgagtgttaacatttccaaaacttcacgtgtacaagaacatagttgaaagtttggaaacaacacagtcttcagcatacatacaatagtaattagataatctgaagtcaacaaaacaaggccaaagacatattttctgaattataacatttattttttttgttccttttgcgagcgagtaacaggcctgcttgttgtctcttgaattttcctttttcttttgccaccaactttaggcacaacagagccactttgagtggcctctggcacttcacgggcagggcttgtggccagtgactgttcacctacggggcttgtggccagtgactcacctacagggcttgtggccagtgactcacctacagggcttttgggcagtgattcacctacagggcttttgggcagcgattcacctacagggcttttgggcagcgattcacctacagggcttttgggcagcgactcacctacagggcttttgggcagcgattcacctacagggcttttgggcagcgactcacctacagggcttttgggtagtgactgttcacggacagggcttgtgcccagtgacacatgtgagcaagttggtagacactgcacaagtgatggttggtctgtttcatgtgtgtcttgttttgtttttgtcgcctcctttgtaggtgtctgctgctgaatttctacagatggcagcggtaggatgtcatcaggaacctgcacagcaatgtctgctacttgaccggtaacatttgggcctggtgaatgaatatcagatgaatgtggtgaaaactgacctgcatgaacagatcctggctgggaggtgttgaattgtggtacattagtcattctccagtaattagcttgtgtttgctgaacaactaatgcttcgaatgaggtgttgattttttgcaactgtttaggcacttcaatgaagactctgtggagatgtgccaattgtgatactgtttcttcctgcagtccaatcatcctttccagcactgtcatcatgtctgaatggcgacgattttctgcgtccactatttttccctctgaagctacaattgcatcgtatgtggaagttgatggacgatttggcggtacaacagtttctattggcacctcttcatggtcacatgattgtatttcagtctcttctgtggcgtcatcctcatcatactcatcatcctcatcaccatgatgttctaaaaagaaatgtacacattattaaatggcatgttaatgtatgctgtgttactatgtaattgtactgtgtcctaagtaacacctaacatgttagcatacgttttataacctcattaaaaactaccttgacttacgaataatgtttggactcagtatgaaatatgaatgaatgaaaagttgctctaaactcagaagtcctacatgataattaacatcactaacacaatacatgttgccttacacttaattttcactgacactaagtaatcctatttaaagaatatgtgcaaaacaaataatgcacatgacaacataacatatagaagagcacatattatatggccagcaaatgatacactcaccttctagtagtgttgagctggctgacccaggtgaagacacttgttccatctcaggtgacacatgtcctccaggggcaactatatataacaataacataagttttacatttacatgtgtaaatattgaacaaacacttattgtatgttctgtatttatgattaactaacaacatcagttcctttaccgaaaatgtgtgtgaaagtgaacataaatagttgtaataacactgtacatgcctgtgtacttagaatttttgagttccctaacatacaacatactatgtttctgcagtaatgcgtgaggataaatagattaaatgagtacataaaaatcatatgttgtgtagtgatatcagtatcataatgtacataactatcatgagatgaccattcacaatggttatcatgaaggtggtcatattgcaaaaagtgttgtttttggtagaggatatgtgtggtacattaatcgaagatgtggcacacctgaatgtggctgtgactcaacaagacaacacatgcagtgtgtgataatgtgtctttcatagtagttcaactatagatatgagtgaactaatgtgtgacgtacgctttgataagtaatgagttgttggggcatttagtagctagagttaagctttcaaatgagtgtgattaacttcagttgtgctattcaggttgtaagaaaggtattcccttccccaaaaagcctaatcagccacacctttcaatgacttgaaacaggtgcaaatggtgtgaactaagttgaccgtgaaatgaggctgtaattagtgtgtgtgctgaaccccaccccctctgttgaagtgtatgctgtgatgagatattaattgcagctgctttaacacaatggtagatgagctaagtagtcatctgcagtgtttaagttatgaaaacaatgacataacatatgatacgtgtgcctcattatgctgtctgtatatgacataaagcaaaaatggaccttttcataagcaactatagatgtgttagtgccagtgatgtttgtaggccgttacatgcaatttctttgatgcatgcttaaaataggcagaaatgtcatgtttgtcggagtaaaatcaataaaatacacaataatatgatacatatttctgttctgtacctgtagctactaataatttctcatgaacatgtgttacacatgtgtactaccctgttgttccccatcttcgcccaccatcaattgcttccactgcagctatgcattttgggaattcacatgtaaatgagcacgcaatggcacgtgctatattagttactgcttttagtaggactactacatatatgtctattttgagatatatatatacagaatcagacatatacatatatagatgcaggtatgcttatattgtgaagacagtataaaaagcagtgtaaatatgcaaaataactgtaagcaacgacacgcctagtacagtaatatttatcacctgctggaaattgtgacggataaattccaatgtcacggtcaccagccaagccttccacgacgacggtaagtaattttggccgaagcagctcctccaatggagtcaatatgagacgttgtggtgtgggcccacctccagtgccagtagcatgcacgcgttggtcttgtattttctttttcaatttggacctaatatcatcaaatcttttccgacaatgatacttgtccctgacactattcccacaggcattgacaccaatgactattgtgtcccacatttcttttttgcttgctgcacttgtccgcccttgaaaaacatataaaagatatgaggtaaattaataataatataagcaccagtttcctacactgctagctgttccaagagatagcaaacatgctgttttatgtgtaatatgtgaagcacatgagcattcactactaaacctatacatgtaagcaaggttgcattcatattgtatgcagttctggcaaattgaccgcctgtgtttatttgtccttgtaaggcatgataaaaagctgtgtttccacactaatgaacatagaaagatattgtgtacccatatttgcatatgaacaaaactcagatgacctaggatcacatgtatttgaataataaatgtaaagttacacttacctactaaatgtccatagagacagtcatagtgctccagaatgccagtgacaagagccctattttcctggtcattgaagcgaggattacgtggcttctccacacgttttttccgagcaggtttagggtcagagcttggctggtgctgactggactctccttcttccaatggaagagcctccaaaagctggccaccagcaagcacgccaccaccagacaccccatcagcaactgcgccaccagcagcactcccagcaccagcactcccactcctagcaccagcactcacactcctagcaccagcactcacactcctagcaccagcactcacactcctagcaccagcactcccagcaccagcactcccactcacagcaacagcactcccactcccagcaccagcactcccactcacagcaacagcactcccactcccaacaacagcactcccactcccaacaacagcactcccactcccagcaacaccactcgcagcaccagcactcccactcccaacaacagcactcccactcccagcaacaccactcggtgcaccagcaacatcactcccctgaacagaacgttcactccgacgcgtactcccacgagtagcactcccactcccaccagcatcactcttcccacgctttgcgggcatacttccagcactcacaaaaaacagacaagaaatgtacaggcaatcacacgacccacttccacatataaaacaagacaaagatgtaaacaaaacaacaaaggacaaagctcacccaatacacaacaagtctctcagtcaatatgcaaatcttcaatcgtccagctctgtgcgtctctctctctctctcactcccaacaacacagagaatgattagcagtacacgttgcctttaaatatggcgcgcaatcaaaaacatgcttgtttcgcctgattcagcaagatttgtgattgtgcaacctaacagcaccccgccacgcacgccgatacacctgtgtgtgatcggctcatcatcgtgagagtgggcggatttgttttctggttgattttgaatgtattcggcacttactgcatacggagagggaaaaacgccaataacatgactaatcgataagcttgccgatttcacataatcgtcgcttactgcatgaggccctaagtctgttcgccaaaattttactatatagtttaaggtcgttgttcaacaatgaaattggtctgtaacttccgcattgggtggggtccttcccgtctttaagtattattgccaaatttgcggacgacattgtggacgggataggactcccttcaaggaatgagttgaacaaacTTAATAGATGTTTGGACAGAATGGGgaagaattttttgtagtatgcatttgtgaagccatcagggcccggcgccttAGAATTTTTTGAGGCTCTCACGGCCATTTCCAATTCGTCTATCGTTATTTTCGCGTTTAGGTAAGTATTCTCCTCTtctgttaatgaggggaggtcGCACTCGGAAAGGTAACCGGCTGCTAATGCCGTATCCGTCTCTTTAGAGTTAGCAGAGTGGGTTCTTAGGTTATACAATTTAgtgtagaatttggtgaattcctctgctattttttttccgttatattggagttcaccagagttattcctgatcgccgtgatttgcgatcttttctgtatgcctcgtaacttgctggcaagaagtctatcggccttgttccctttatcgtaatacctttgacccgtccatctaagagctttttctacatcttCTAATTGGATGATCCTTAGATCATTTCGAGCAGTTGTCAACTGTTTATagattctccgggaggggttatttttatgcttttgCTCTAGATCGATTATTTTGTCTGTGAGCTCTTTAGATAATCTGAGTTTGGTTttcttccggtgggaggcaatcgagataagatttcctcgaattgtcgccttatgggcttcccacaggcttgctggagaggCTACGGAGCCTGTGTTTATTCTGAAGTATtccctaagggattttttgagttccagcactgtcccggagtggttcagtaagGAATCGTTTAATTTCCAGCAGTACGAAATAGTTTTCCCGAAGGGGATGgacagggtcatggtgatgggagcatgatctgaccatgtaattgggccgatatctgtATCAGTGGTAGCCTCTAGTACGTTCTTGGAAGCAAggaagtagtcaatacgggagtAAGACTGGTGGGGCGCCGAGTAAAAAGTGTAATCTCTCTGTCCCTGAtgctgtgttctccaaatgtctaccaGAGAAAAGTCTCTCATAATatccttaaattttttccccagtctttgtgactgagtggagtgttgtcgccctggttggctcgatttgtcttcctttgggttgagagccatatttaaatcccctgcaatgagtattgaggataggtattgtgggtcaatttcttccagaacctttttaagaaattcagtctggttttcgtttggggcgtataggttaataagggcgattgacgtgccggatagtgagccatagactacaatgaatctcccctctggatctgcctgaatttttgttaaattaaatggggtgccctgtcggaacagaatggcaacccctctacgCTTGCTGCTGAAAGATGAGAAATAACTCATCGGGAATGCATGCTGGAATATTTAAGGCGGCTCTTGtgacgtgaagtgcgtctcctggaggaaaacaacgtcCCCTCCTGTTTTCTTTATCTCCTGGAGGGCCAGGCGTCGCTTTCTATTATTGTGGAGTCCCTTCACGTTGAGGGAGATAATTTTCAGGGCTTTTTGGTGAGACATTGTTATCTCTCAGCGAAGACCGCTTGTGTTATCGCTGGACTAGTGCTAGGGGGAGCAGTCAGAATGGGCGAGGGGATGAGGGGTCGGGAGTGGGGCCGCTGGGACAGTAGCAGCGGTTGGAAAAGGGGAGGAAAatcgaccctaatggggtctaaaCGTGTGTGACCGGTCTTAGAGAAAGAACCGGTTAGTGGggtataagacccttgggggcgggtccgagAACGCTCTCCAGTGAAGGCGGGTCGGGTGGAGACCCAGAAGATTCTGTGGCTTCAACCGGCCTCTGCCTCGCCGGGTTGGCTCATTCGGTGGGATGTCAGGCCCGCAGGACTTTTTGCTCCACCTAGCCGTAAGTGGGCGGGCGTGGGCGAGGGAGGGGTAACTGGGTCGGGAGGTGAGGGGTTGGGGACGTTAAAGGTCGCTGTGGGAATGATTGCtcgaaagggcggggggggaagagggggggacaaggagggagggggtgatgaagggggagcatggggagagaggggggtgtgggggagggggaaggggggggaggggatgagatcTCCTTATGGGCTCTCGGTTGGTGGGACCTGTTGTCTGGCATTGTTATCTATCTGCGGTGCTTAGtagctggagggaggggggagggggagggggtatacgGGGGGGGTCCCTGTTCAgtaggtgtgggggtgtgggggtgggtgaagggggaagagggtgtAGGTCTTGGGAAAGAGAAGGGtatggtgagagggagggagcagggggggtggagcATAGGTGGGACATCAAGAGACATATCTCCATTCTCCTCGGGTAGCCGAGGAAACACCTTTTTAAGTGCAGCTTCATGTTCTGAAACTGTCAAATATAATGTAAATTGATGTGAGCTGGGCAACTTTGTTATTATTCAATCAAATATATCCCTCTTCTGCGCCTCTTGGAAATAAAACTTTCTAGAGTATTCGCCATTCACATTCTATAGGGTTGATTGACCTACGCTGTGTTCTCCTAGACCCTGACCATGTTATTTCCTGGAAGAATGATTTAGGGGAAGATTCAGAGCCAGAGATTTGGGTATAAAATAGCTTCCTCCTGTGCTATTAAACATAATGTTTCAGAGTGTATCTCTATCTCGCTGCAGGGGCCATGGAATGAGAAGCACACTACTGCACATGGGGTGGGAATGTCCAATGGACAAAGACCCAAACACTTATATATTAGGCCTTCTTATTACAAGAGATCCTTGGATGTTTGTTCT is drawn from Ascaphus truei isolate aAscTru1 chromosome 7, aAscTru1.hap1, whole genome shotgun sequence and contains these coding sequences:
- the LOC142499917 gene encoding uncharacterized protein LOC142499917, whose translation is MEQVSSPGSASSTLLEEHHGDEDDEYDEDDATEETEIQSCDHEEVPIETVVPPNRPSTSTYDAIVASEGKIVDAENRRHSDMMTVLERMIGLQEETVSQLAHLHRVFIEVPKQLQKINTSFEALVVQQTQANYWRMTNVPQFNTSQPGSVHAGQFSPHSSDIHSPGPNVTGQVADIAVQVPDDILPLPSVEIQQQTPTKEATKTKQDTHETDQPSLVQCLPTCSHVSLGTSPVREQSLPKSPVGESLPKSPVGESLPKSPVGESLPKSPVGESLPKSPVGESLPKSPVGESLPKSPVGESLATSPVGESLATSPVGEQSLATSPAREVPEATQSGSVVPKVGGKRKRKIQETTSRPVTRSQKEQKK